The Stieleria maiorica genome includes the window GGGACGGCGACCAGCAACGGTGCCCGATAGACCAGCGTCAGGATCAGCAAGATCATGATCACGGTGATCGATTCGGTGTACCGGATCGCATCGCGGGAGGCGATCAGGGTTTCGCCGCCGATCGCCGCCGATCCGGTCATTTCCAATTCCAGGTGTTCGGCACGGCCCTCACGCTCGGGGATTCGAGCCAAGCTGTAGGAGCGGACCTGATCCAGGATCTCGCCGACCGATTCGACGGTGTTGATGTTTTCCGTCGCGGCCAACTCGCTGCTCAGTTGCATCACCGCCAGCCGCGCCGACGGTTTGGTCAACAGCGATCCCAGCACGGCGTCGTCCCAGGACAACAGGTCCAGCAAGGAGGCCCAGGCGGTCAGATCCCGCTGGGCGATCGGGATCGCAAGCGTCTCGATGTCGGGGACCAGGATCCGTGCGTCGCGATCATCGTTGCTGGCTTGCTGATCGTCGCCACCGATTTGCCGAAGCAGATTCGCCCGATCAAAGTACGCGATCGCCATCCGCGGTTGGGTCAACGTGGGGGGCAAGTCGGGGACCGAATCGGCGAACCGCTCGTAGAACCGCTGGTCCACGGCGATGCAGTGGTCGAGCGATTCCAGGGCACGCGTGAGCCAGCGCTGGGCCGGTTCGGGGGCCTGCTCGATCGCACCGCCGGTGTAGCCCAACGTGATCGCGCGTTGCCAACACACCTCTCCGAAACGGTGATGCAAGCGACGCAGCAGGTCGTCGCCGACCATCAGATCGTTCTTGTCCAGCGGTGTTGCTTTGCGACCGAGCACGATCACGATTTGGCTCCGCGCCCGGTCGCCGGGAAAGGCTTCATCGAGAATTCGAGCCGACGCGACCGTGGTCATTCGCTCGGGCAAGTACTCGAAATCACCGTCATAGGCGATGTCTTTCCAGTGCGGGGCGGTCGCAAACAGGACGACCGTTGCGGTGATCCACAGGGCCAGCATCAACCGCCACCGTTCCGTGACGAATCTCGCGAGTCGTTCTGTGAAATCAGCGAGCATCGTGGGCGATCGACGGAGGGCGGTCGGTGGCGGACCTCACTGGCCCGATGTCAGAAACCTGGAATTATAAGCACCCTGACAGAAGCTCCGACAAGCGTACACCAATGGAGGCGTCTTGTGATGCGGGGGACCCCCGTTGGAGATCCGGCCTGATGATTTGCTAGCCCGCAGCGATAGCAAGGGCCGAGGCGGCGGCTCCCCTCACTAGTGCCTCGCGCCTCGTCCTGTCCTGTTCGTTCATCGAAAACGATTCAATCAACAGGCCGGATTTTCGCCAGAAAGGGGGGCGATCGTTGGGCGACCCGATGGCACCAAGCAAAGACGAAACGCTCCCGCCGTCGCTCACCTTCGGTCGCCGCGGCGGACCGTCGTTCCCAGAAAGATCTGCTGAATCGGTCGCGTCGCGATGCCGCGGCTGGATTGATCGAGCATCCGGACCGTGTTCCCATAGACGTGCAGCAACCGGCCCGGGCGTTGCTCGATCGGCATCGCTTTGATCTGCTGTCGGTAGTCACCGGTCGGCAGAATGATCGGGCTCCAGCCCGTCGGTGAGGCCGCCTGAGAAAACGCGGCCGAAGCGATCATCAGAATGGTTGCTAATATTGCGTATCGCATAATCAAATCCCCCGGTTTAAATTTCATTGCCACTCTAGGTCACGTTTCCGATCCCGATGTTGGTCAGACGTGAAAAAAACGCAACCCACCCACCGCAAGGCAGATTTCCAAATGGGCAAAAAGATTTTGATGATCGTCGGCGACTATGTGGAAGATTACGAGGCGATGGTCCCGCTGCAGATCCTGCAAACGATGGGGCACCAAGTTGACACGGTGTGTCCCGACAAAAAGCCGGGCGACACGGTGGCCACCGCGATCCACGATTTCGACGGCGACCAGACGTACAGTGAGAAACCGGGGCACCGGTTCGCGATCACCGCGGATTTCTCCGCGGTCGATGTCGCCCAGTACGATGCCCTGGTCGTGCCGGGCGGTCGGGCGCCGGAATACTTGCGTCTGAACGACCGCGTGCTGGAGATTGTCAAGCAATTTGACGTCGAAAAGAAACCCATCGCCGCGATCTGCCACGGCCCCCAAATCCTCGCCGCCGCCGGGGTCCTGGTCGGAAAAGATTGCAGTTGCTACCCCGCGGTGCAGTTTGAGGTCACCGCCGGCGGAGGGAAATATGTCGAACCCGCCGAGACGATGGATTCGGCCCACACGCACGGACACCTGGTCAGCGCACCGGCTTGGCCGGCCCACCCGGCCTGGATGCGCGCCTTTTTGGACCTTCTAAATTAGGCATCCAGGGCGGTTTCAGCGCATAATAGGGGCAGAACCTGCCAACCGTGATTGTCTGCCCAGGAGTTTAGAATGTGCCGTTTGTCCGTACGCGTTGCCACCATTGCGTTCACGCTTGCTCTGGTGATGCCGTCGACTCTGTCCGCACAAGGAGCGAAAAAGAAGGTTGCCCCGCCGCCCCAACCGGGGCCGGTCAAACTGCCGACCAAGGACGGTTTGGAACTGGCCGGGTATTACTTCGGGTCCAACAAGGGCAAGGAAGCGATCCCGGTGATGATCGTCCATGAGTGGAAAGGGCAAAAGGCACCTTACGGCAAGCTGTGCACCGCGCTTCGCGATGCCGGGTGCGCCGTGCTGGCCCTGGACTATCGCGGGCACGGCGGTTCGCGCGAATACACCGACCCCAGCGGGACGACCCAGGAATTCGATCTGGAACGGATGCGCAAGCAGCACGTCCTGGCGATCGTCAAGTACGACCTGGACGCGGCCAAAGCCTTCCTGGAAAAGGAAAACAACGAAGGAAAGTTGAACCTGAACGCGTTGGTGGTTATCGGCGTCCGCGAAGGTTGTGTGTTGGCGGCCGGTTGGACCCAACGCGACTGGAGCTTCGTACCGGTGGGGACACGCAAACAAGGCCAAGATGTCAAAGCACTGGTCCTGGTTTCCCCGAAACGGCTTCTAAAGGGCGTCCCGATCGAGTCGTCACTGGGAGTCCCCACGGTCGCGGCCTTGCCCACCATGATGGTGGTCGGCGAAGGATCCGAGGAGCAGAGTGATACGAGCCGCATCTACAAACGCCTTGAGGCCGCCAAGAAACGAATCAGCGGCGGCAAGGATCCCGAGGGGTTGGAATTGATGGAGGTCAAGCAACCACTGGGCGGGCCATTTCTGGTCAACGAGTCGGCCAAGGTGATCCCCGAGATCGTCAAATTCGTGACCTCGCAGGTGCCGATCAGCGACACCGATAACCCCTGGATCGAACGCTAAGAGGGTGCGTTCCACCTCCGTTTAATCTTCCGGTTGCCGATGCGTTGGGAGAGTCGCCGTGTTCTCCGAACTCGGCCTCGGCGAAAAAGCGGAGCTTTGCTCCGCGCCGACCTCGGAGAGGACGGCGACTGTCCAACCTAGCCGAAAACGAATCTTCGGAAGACGACTAGTTTTTTCTCGGTTTGGGAACGTGACGGTACTGGCCGCCGTTTTGCGCGGCGATCCGCCGCATCCGGCTCTCTCCGTCGCGGCTGTGGTAACCGATCGTGTGCACGATGCTGATCGGGTCGTCGTCCCCGAACAGGTTGTCGACGCGATTGATGTCCTGCAACAGGTCTTCGATCCGCTGTGGAAATTCGCCGTCGGACAACAGGAAGATGACGTCGGGGTTCAACTCCAGTGCAAACGGCAAGGCGTCATAGGGCGCGCGCCCGCGATCCATCCGGATCGTCTTCGCCCAGCGCTGTAGTCGGTGTTTGTTTTCCGGCGTGGCATAGACGCTGCGCGGTTCGTCTTGATCGAGAGATGACAATCGCATGTAGTCCGGCTGGGCGTCAAAGAAGATGACATAAAACCGCTGCTCGGGCTTCAGCAAGTTGATCGAGCGCAACAACTCCGCTCGTGCCGATTCAAATGCGTTTCCCATGCTGCCGCTGCTGTCGACCAGATAAACGAAATGGTTCCCGCCGCCGTCGACGCCACAGAAATCCATCGTTGCGTCGGAGTCGGATTTCAGAGACATCGCCGCGGCGCTGGACGGATCACCGCTGAGCATCGAATCGATCATCGGGCTCGGGGGCGTCGGCGGCGCTTCGCGGAGGATCTCGCTGATCGGGATCTCCCCAAGGTCACTGATTTCGGACGGTACTTCGCTGGGGGTCGGCTCGCTGGAGGGCGGCTGGAGCGTCGGGGTTTCAATGGTCAGTGATTCGATCGCCAATTCGTCCGTTTCGGCGACCGACCCGGCGATCGCGATCTGATCCCTCGGCGGCGGCGAAGCCAACGTCAGCAGCGCCAGACCCAGCAGCAGGAAACCGTGAAACAGTGCGCTCAACAACCAAGCGGCGGGTCTGCGTCGCTGCGGTGTCGGGTCTGGTGATTCCGTGGCAAGGTCTGCCGCCAAATGGAGGGCCAGTTCCACTCGGTCGGGCGCCACGGCATCGGTTCGATGATTTCGGTCTTTGGTGTCTTGGTGGTGTTCCGGCTTAGGCGGCTTCTGTTTCGACGGCCGATCCAAAACCTCTCGCACCTGATTCCACCCGCCAAACAGCGTGGTGGTTCTCGGGTTTGATCGAGGGCTTGTTCGATCGATCTTGGTCGCCGTCTCGCTGGCGTCAGACAGATCGCTGGTGTCAGATTCCGGTCGAGTGTGTGGTGGGACCTCGGTCGCAGCGATGCGTCCGATTACCTCGGCGGCTTTCGGACGTCGTGCCCGCGGCGAATCGAGCTGATAGCGAGGCGGATCGGCGGCCTCGATCCGATTGGCACGCTGCGCGATTTGATGCAGAGAGTCGGCTGGGTGGCCTTTCGGATGGATGATGCCGCCGAGCCGCTGAATCTGTAACTCCAATTCCGCGGCTTGTGTGTCCAGTCTTGCCGCGTCGGCGTCCAATCGCGCGGCGCTGGCAGCCAGCCGTGCCGCTTCGGCTCGACTGCGAATCCGGTCGAGTTCCAGTTGCAGCTCGCGCAATCGATTCGGATCGGACGGCCGTTTGCCACCTTGGGGGGCCGGCCTTCGCGGGACCGGATCGGTCAGAAGACCGGATCGGGAATCGTTCGGTGACTCGGACATGTCAGCGACTCGGTTGCCCCCTGTGGCTCGGTTGCTCCCTGTGGCTCGGTTGCTCCCTGTGGCTCGGTTGCTCCGTGTGAACGGCACTTGCAACGTGAATCGCCTTTATCGCCCCCTGGCGGACGTGGTGCAAGGTCCACACCGGCGGGGGTGCTCAATTTTTGAACTCACCTTGCCCCGAAGCTCGCGCGGCAGCTATAGCCAAAGTTCCAACAAGCGAACGGAAGGATGTCGTTCGCCACGTCTTACAGGAATGGTGTGCCATGCGTTTTTGCCCGAACCGATCCATTGCAAGCCTCGCGACAACGATCGCACCGCTACTGCTCACGTTTACCGTTCTGGGCGGCCCAGTGCTGGCGCAGGGATTGGGGTTGCCCGATTCGGGCGTTGCACCTTCGGCGGCGGCAGCTTCTGCAGCGAGCCGGCCGCAAAACGCGGGCACGCCACCGAGTCTGCAAAACCAACCCGCTGCGGCACCCAGCCGACCGACGCCGCTTCCCGGCGGTGGACAGGCCGGCGGAGGCGGAAATCTGCCGCAAACGGCCGGCCAGGAGCATCGTGTTTATGATTTGCGACCCTACACCGGCTACCTGACCAACCATGATCGCCCCGAGCAGGCGATCGTCGACTGGGTGCTGCGTGAAACGGGCACCGACGTCTGGTTCACCTCTCCGTTCGGGTTTTTGAACGCCGACCGCGATCAGTTGTCGGTTTATCACACACGAGAAATGCACGAAGTGGTTTCTGGGATCGTGGACCGATTTGTCGCCGGCGAAAAGGATCCTCAGGTGTTGTCACTGAAAGTGATGACGGTTGGCAATCCGAATTGGCGGTCGCGGGCGCACCTGTTGATGCAGCACGTCAACGTCGACTCGCCGGGCGTCCAAGCGTGGCTATTGAGCAAAGAAAACGCGGCGTTGGTGTTGAATCTGCTTCGTCAGCGGACCGACACCCGCCAGGTCCAGGCGTTGGATCTGATCACATACAACGGCCAGACCGAGAAATTGGCCAGCACCCGCGGTCGAAATTACGTCCAAAACGTCAAACCCGCCGCGACGGGGTGGCCGCCTTACGAGCCCGAAACGGGGGAAATCCAAGAGGGCTATCGATTGGAAATCAGCCCATTGTTGAGCGTCGATGGGTCGGCGATCGATTGCGTGATCAAGGCATCGATCGACCAAGTTGACCAGCTCAAGCCGGTCGAGCTGGATCTGCCCCTGCCCAACGCCCAGGTCCACCGCACCAAAATCGACGTGCCTCAGGTCGTCAGCTGGCGGCTGCACGAGCGTTTCCGTTGGCCGTCCGACATGGTGCTGTTGCTGTCATGCGGCGTGATCGCCAGCCCGGAACGCCCGCAGGCGGCGCTGCCGCTGTTGAACCTGGAAATGCTGACCGGAACGACCGCCGGCCGCGCCGATGCGTTGATGTTCATCGAGTTTCGCGGTCGGGCCTCGGAAAATTTGACCACCACGCCGCTGGTCCCCCAGATCTCCGCCGGTTACGGGGCACCCAATCGCGGTCGATACTGAGATACACCCCCTCTTTGCCAATTCCCCCAGAGCCTAGAATACGCCTCACCCGTATTCTTTCTGTTCCGCGTCGCTCGGCTGATTCATGGATAATGCCCCGTACCGACGAGTGGTCATCACCGGTGTCGGTGTTGTCACTCCACTGGGAAACGACCCCGATGGTTTACTTTCCGGCTTGCGTTCCGGTCGCAGCGGCATTGGGCCGTTGACGCAGGTTCCCCATGGCGTGCTTTCGGTCGACTACGGCGCCGAGGCGTCGGAGTTCACCGGCGACATCGCGGACTATGGTCCGATGGACAAAAAGCTGCAGCGGACGATTCGCAAGGGCAGCAAGGTGATGTGCCGCGAAATCGAAATGGGCGTCGCCGTCGCGCAACGGGCGCTCAACGACGCGGGGCTGGACGCCGACCAGCGGGATCGCGATCGAACCGGAGTGCTGTACGGATGTGACTACATCATGTCCCAGCCGATCGAGTTCGCCTCGGGGATCGCAAAATGCATGGACTCCGACGGCCGATTCGATTTCAGCCGCTGGGGTGAACAGGGCAAACCCGAAGTCAACCCGCTGTGGTTGTTGAAGTACCTGCCGAACATGCCGGCCAGCCACGTGGCGATCTACAACGATCTGCGCGGCCCGAACAATTCGATCACGGTGCGGGAGGCATCGGCCAACTTGGCGATCGCCGAGGCCTATTCGACGCTCGCTCGGGGACAGGCCGACGTCTTGTTGGTCGGATCGACCGGATCGCGGATTCATCCGCTGCGTTCATTGCACGCCGACATGCAGGAGACATTGGCAAAGAATCAATCGGACCCGTCGACGATGAGCCGACCGTT containing:
- a CDS encoding DJ-1/PfpI family protein, with the protein product MGKKILMIVGDYVEDYEAMVPLQILQTMGHQVDTVCPDKKPGDTVATAIHDFDGDQTYSEKPGHRFAITADFSAVDVAQYDALVVPGGRAPEYLRLNDRVLEIVKQFDVEKKPIAAICHGPQILAAAGVLVGKDCSCYPAVQFEVTAGGGKYVEPAETMDSAHTHGHLVSAPAWPAHPAWMRAFLDLLN
- a CDS encoding vWA domain-containing protein produces the protein MSESPNDSRSGLLTDPVPRRPAPQGGKRPSDPNRLRELQLELDRIRSRAEAARLAASAARLDADAARLDTQAAELELQIQRLGGIIHPKGHPADSLHQIAQRANRIEAADPPRYQLDSPRARRPKAAEVIGRIAATEVPPHTRPESDTSDLSDASETATKIDRTSPRSNPRTTTLFGGWNQVREVLDRPSKQKPPKPEHHQDTKDRNHRTDAVAPDRVELALHLAADLATESPDPTPQRRRPAAWLLSALFHGFLLLGLALLTLASPPPRDQIAIAGSVAETDELAIESLTIETPTLQPPSSEPTPSEVPSEISDLGEIPISEILREAPPTPPSPMIDSMLSGDPSSAAAMSLKSDSDATMDFCGVDGGGNHFVYLVDSSGSMGNAFESARAELLRSINLLKPEQRFYVIFFDAQPDYMRLSSLDQDEPRSVYATPENKHRLQRWAKTIRMDRGRAPYDALPFALELNPDVIFLLSDGEFPQRIEDLLQDINRVDNLFGDDDPISIVHTIGYHSRDGESRMRRIAAQNGGQYRHVPKPRKN
- a CDS encoding beta-ketoacyl-[acyl-carrier-protein] synthase family protein, producing the protein MDNAPYRRVVITGVGVVTPLGNDPDGLLSGLRSGRSGIGPLTQVPHGVLSVDYGAEASEFTGDIADYGPMDKKLQRTIRKGSKVMCREIEMGVAVAQRALNDAGLDADQRDRDRTGVLYGCDYIMSQPIEFASGIAKCMDSDGRFDFSRWGEQGKPEVNPLWLLKYLPNMPASHVAIYNDLRGPNNSITVREASANLAIAEAYSTLARGQADVLLVGSTGSRIHPLRSLHADMQETLAKNQSDPSTMSRPFTATRDGSVLGEGAGAMVCETLEHAQARGATILGEIVGYGSSAVGPVFGQRFLQQAIANVLRSALGDEDKSDIGHIHAHGLGTVECDAQESAAIQDIFGAPDQQPPVTTAKGHLGNLGAGGGMVETIASLKSLGENLFPIRNCDTPADDCAINACVNDSTAAGKQFINVNVTPQGQASAIRIRAFE
- a CDS encoding alpha/beta hydrolase → MCRLSVRVATIAFTLALVMPSTLSAQGAKKKVAPPPQPGPVKLPTKDGLELAGYYFGSNKGKEAIPVMIVHEWKGQKAPYGKLCTALRDAGCAVLALDYRGHGGSREYTDPSGTTQEFDLERMRKQHVLAIVKYDLDAAKAFLEKENNEGKLNLNALVVIGVREGCVLAAGWTQRDWSFVPVGTRKQGQDVKALVLVSPKRLLKGVPIESSLGVPTVAALPTMMVVGEGSEEQSDTSRIYKRLEAAKKRISGGKDPEGLELMEVKQPLGGPFLVNESAKVIPEIVKFVTSQVPISDTDNPWIER